The Terriglobales bacterium genome includes the window GCAACCAGGTTGAGCAGCGTGGACTTGCCCGAACCCGAACTGCCGAGCAAGGCGAGAAATTCACCGCGTTGGACCTCGAGCGTCACCCCGTTCAGGGCGCGCACTTCGCTGTGCCCGATGCGGTAATGGCGGGAGACGTTCTCGGTGCGGATGGCGGGGCCGTTGGTGGACATCAGTGGTTTGATGTTACTACGCACTTTCCTGCTTCTAGGTTTCCGCAGGGAGTGCAGTGAAGGTCTGCCCCCTCCCCCGGGGTGTCTAGTAGAATCATGCGGTTACACAGCAAAGTCCCTGGGAGTCCCTAGTTCTAAAGGACTTAGAGGCAAAGTCCCTGAAACAAACACCTTATCTGAATGATATCTACCAACAAACATGTTATCATAGAGAAATGATACCGTCAAGGGGAGTCCCTCACGGTTTCGGAACTGCTTGAGCTGACGGTTACGCCCGAGATGGCTTGGACGGGACGCCGAACTCGGTGTTGTACCAGAGATGGATAGTGCCGCAGGTTCCCTGCTCGGCGGAGTAGACGTCGCAGGTGTCGAAGGGACGCGAATAGACGTGCAGGCTGACGGCGCGCTCGGCGAACTGGGCCGGGTTGTAGACCTTGTGCACCGGTGCGGCAGGATCGACGGCGCAAGGATGGGCGGGATCGAGCTGAAGCTGGTCGGTAGGCTCGAGCTTGCATGTGCCCGCAGCCAAGTCCTGGAAGAGCACGCGGTAGTTCTGCACCAGGAGGCGGCCGATGGGCACGGCCATCCAGCAGTTCTGCTCGCGGTGGTTGTGCACGGAGCTGTGCTGGTCCACTTCCCAGCAGATGGCAATCAGCTCGTA containing:
- a CDS encoding cysteine dioxygenase family protein, which gives rise to MSVAAAQTVSISDFVAGLRKFPEPAFSELGSIRSFLEKNRVEPASLQPYLCWDGQHYTRNLIDKTPLYELIAICWEVDQHSSVHNHREQNCWMAVPIGRLLVQNYRVLFQDLAAGTCKLEPTDQLQLDPAHPCAVDPAAPVHKVYNPAQFAERAVSLHVYSRPFDTCDVYSAEQGTCGTIHLWYNTEFGVPSKPSRA